In the genome of Pangasianodon hypophthalmus isolate fPanHyp1 chromosome 15, fPanHyp1.pri, whole genome shotgun sequence, the window AAAGTTATTTAGCTTTCCAAAAGATTTTGAACCCTCTGAGGGTTTCACAGTGCTACAGGGTTCTACGTAGAGAGTTTAGGTGACCAGTTAGGGAACCAGcttgaaccttttttttttttttttttttttgagagtgtttatgagcttacaaagcatgctATAATACTTGTTCAACTGAAAACCACACactaaataaaagcaaaatttaaaatgataatatattcaCTAtgacatttatacatttaatacatatttatatatgtattaaatatatatatatatatatatatatatatatatatatatatatatatatatatatatatatatacacacacaaaaatcaagTGCACtgttgaaaataatttaaaataaataaattaataatcattacattgtaatttatattgtaaacattttttaattgttaattaattaattatttttttaaggcaaGGACACATGGGCATCTTTTTAAGCCATTCAATAACTGGAGAGATAATTTTCACTAAAAGACCCGCTTCACTCTGAAATTAGGAATATATACTTACTGTATGTTGAACATGTGAAATGTTGAACATGTGAACTTCTTCCCCTAAAAGTTTTGTTGTGGATTTAAACCGAGTgtgtaatgtaagtaataacttATATAGTAGATAATATCTTCTCAGAGCTCTCTAAAAAGGAGCACCCACTAACACCTGCATATCACGCTCGACTGTGACACTGatgaacacaaaaataaagcCTAGGTGTGATATGAATATGAACAGAAACATGCTAAAAGGTCACAGATTAAGACACAAGAAGACAGTCCTAGAATTCTTGAGCAATACTATTCCCTTGAGTTGGGTTGTGACAAGTGTTACAAGTGACACATCTAGATCTGGTTTAACTTTTGAGAGAAATTTCAACATCTTTTCTGGATGTGGAAGAATGTACACGCATGCTTCTATCACTGTAGGTTTTAAGAGGGTCGGTTTGTTTTCCCCTGATGAGCAGAGTTTATGGTTATTTTAGTAGTATGCTTTATGGTTATTTTACATCAAAGCATCTGTCAGACCTCAGAGAAGTGAAGACTGAAAGCATACACAGGTGCACGCAAAGATGTCAGTTAGATTAGATCATATTATATGGTAGGTTTATTTGCGCCTTGATAACCCCCTTAACCTCCAAATGCTCAGTGTCTCACTCTTATTAAAAATCTAAGCTTCATCAATGGCTTctgtgcttggattggattctgtcTCACTTCTAAAGCACTTTTCATAAAAGCACCTgccaaatgaaacaaacaaacaaacaaacaaaaaaaacagtccacGTCCACTTTTAAGCTCATCTCACATCTatagagtgtcccaaaagtttccatacataggggaaattaacactttttaacaaaatgtcttccaaaatctttcatacttagtttatattatattatattatatatatatgtatatatatatatatatatatatatatatatatatatatatatatatatatatatatatatctgtgtgtgtgtgtgtgtgtatatatatatatatatatatatatatatatatatatatatatatatatatatatatatatatttttttttttttcagatagcctttaggAATGCctaaaagaagaacatattgtaatcattctcatggctggaacAGGAAGCTGTCGTAAGGTTGCGATGGAtatgcaattacatgcataactCCAGATGTGATCACACGAGTTCATCATGAATAGGAGAGACAACTCTGTGTGTTTGCAAAGAAATGGCagtcatgtagaggatgttttttaaataaagttacatttttctaaaaaagtatatatatatatatatatatatatatatatatatatatatatatacatacatacacacacacacacacatacacacacacacacacatatatatatatatatgcacagagagagagagagagacacttttGGGACACCGTGTATTTAAAAGAGATATaacatacactacatcattaAATGAACACTGTTTTATTGGGTCTTACCACaatatgaatttaaaaagtaGGAATGTTTTATTGAAtatgaaaatacaaaacaacCGAACATCATAGAGTTGTTGGAATCTTGAAGCATGTGAGGAGTTTGTGTGGAAGACAATAAACAGAGCTGTAGTGTATTTTAGGAAGCAATATTCAGGCCAgtgttgttctttttgtttcttcagTAAACACTGGTTGAGactgaggaagaaaaaagaacatgTCATTAATTACTCCTCTCTTAACACATCAGATTTTTTAAAGTTACCCAAAGACCAAATGTTTTcctaatgaataataaatctgctagttttttgttttttttttttttttacaaagaaagATAGACATTAGACAACAGAAGCTCATATACAGCAACCCTAACACTTGTTGTGTGTACAATACTGAGACTTTCCAAAGAGATTTAATCATGAAAAATCACTTTATATAGTTCAAGCTGACTTCAATATCatccagtatttttttaataattcacattttaaaatcattctcACAGACAAGGATCAGTGACATTACAAAAAGAATTCATCTTGTGTGAGGGGATAAATACTTACGAGCACTGCTGCTCAAGCTGGAGGACACATAGCTGCTCCCACCTGCTCCTAGCCCAAGTCCTCCTCCTCCCAATCCCACTCCAAGACCACTTCCAATACCACCTCCGAGACCACCTCCGAGACCACCCCCGAGACCACCCCCGAGACCTCCTCCACCCAGGCCTAGACCATAGCCATATCCACCTCCAAGGCCAAGGCCAGCACCTCCTCccagtcctcctcctcctgcaccGAGAGCCAGAGCAGCTCCAGCACCTCCTGCTGCGcctcctgctgctcctcctaCTGCTGACTTAGACATGTGCACTGTGATACCACCCCCAGACTTCAGCCTAggtcacaacacacacacacacacagacacacacgcacgcgcacacacacacacacacacacacacacacacgcgtcaCACTGACATTCACTGCATAATCACAAACTGACATTTAGAAACACATGGCTGATTGAGAAATGCTTCTTGTACAATAACTATAatgtatgttacagttacactgccagtcaaaagtttctGAACACTCTAGCTTTTAGCACTATTGTTTCAATGACCTCATTTTAAATACtctaaattataataataatctaaccAAAGAACAGATATAAGTACattgagaaatgtttattattaaatatttagtgaattgaaaaatgttagaaatgacattttattggAGCAATCTCAATCTAATCAAATTGCGAAATGCCAAAATCTTTATCAGACTAATTAGCTACTTGTAGCACAtttatgttttacttttatCTATAGGCTTAATAGATTTACCCCAAAGTGATCACACCTTTAGTAAAGCATTTTTTAGAGTCTGATTAAGACCTGAATGTGAGCAGTTAagatttttacttatttaattgcTATCTGTAGCTTGGTCTGCGGCAAtagtattaattaaataaagagtGAAGCATGACAGGGTGCATCATGCTACactgtcattaattattttccaataacagcacatctgtgctgtgttgtttttttcacctTGACTCACAGtgatttaccaatgattacagttttttacatttatttaaaacattgttctttttatacatttatagctacatttaacaaactagttcctgttatcacttactttatatcAGCTACAAATATTTctctcactagcctctcttgtTGTCTTTCTCTAAGACAAAAAatgtgcagcttgtcatgttatgaagaaaccctctgtcctgaagactttcctgttgcAGAAAACTTAATGACTTAGTGATATATTGACACtggggactccttccataaatattattacagatgtattctgtttattattatacttagattatgtggcgcatcCACCGTACAATTatctgttactacagaaacaataatatattataatgagcacattaatataaacctgtgatttgaattacagccagaatccttgtcagagctgctgttatagaaaattaatcaacgccttctgaccaatcagatttgagaactcatcagcattgtggtatatgctgtaataaaacattaaacatctcTGGGTGTTCAAAAATGTTTGACTGGTCACctatatttatagtttatattttacaatataacCCATTTCCATGTGGGCTGAGCGTGGCTATGACAGACCTATTTTCCAAACTTCTAGGTTGAGATTTTAAAGGTCATTAAAAGCattatggaaaatgaaaaacCTGAAATGTGATATACAGAGGCTATGTCAGTACAACATGAAGTACTTTTTTAATCCCATACTTTTCCAGAGCTGCATGAAAACCCTGTAGGATATCCCTGTACCTGTTCTCCTCACTGTCCAGGAGTTTTTTGTAAGCTGTGATTTCGACATCCAGAGACATTTTGCTGGCCAGAAGTTCCTGGTATTCTTGTCCGTAATGTGCGATTTGCTTTGAAACAGAATAGAAGTGGTTAAGTATAACCAGGAGCACACAAACTAGGCTATAGTGCTGTATTTAGCTTTAGATGAGATTAGGAACCTTTCTCAGGTCATCCAGCTGGGACTTGAGTGCATGCACTTGTTCCTGGTAGGTCTCGGTGTGTGAGCTGGAGTGAGATTCAGCCTCATCCACCTGAGATTCTAGCTGGATGTtctggaagagaaaaaaaaaatcatccagataacaaatccacacacacacacacacacacacacacaggcttacaTACAGAGTCAAGAATTATGCtatgggcaaaaaaaaagactttttaaaataaaaaaaacctgaaggTGTTTCAAATAATAggtttaaattatatataaaccATATAccaggaacaggtgtgtgtgtgtgtgtgtgcgtgtgtgtgtgtatcgagtATCTACTATGTTATCCTTTCTATCACTTCTAAACAGggggacttgtatgacagatgcTGCACATAAACAGATGGAAAACCatgattgttgatatggtgattaACTGTGAAAGGGCATTTATTTAgcaataaatttattattatttagaataaaatatatgacatgcctttctttaattaataaaaattgtaattgttttatttctttcattgcCTGACTTTTGTTGCCCTCTTGAGTATTGTGTATTCCAAGTACTGAGTATCGAGCCTTTTGTCTCATGCAGTATCAACTCTCAAAAAGCAAGCCAACAAGCAAGTTTGAGCAATCTCCAGCAAAATGCAGATttctattgaaaaaaaaattattattatgtttcagAATAAGTGCCAGTTCCTCTAGCTGTTTACTTCTGCCCAAAATTAACAAACTGAGCAAATGTTACATTACGTCTTGGCTTACATTCATTCTTAAATCATTCATTATCTTCACCACTACTATTTCCTCTTATCTTTTTCTCcacttcttgttttctctttctcttttgatGTTCTAATAGGTAAGTACTTTTCATCTGAACAGAACCACATGGACATTtagaacttgtttcatggacattcttcaacattaaatatgactataaacagataaaatgtatgatgtgctgttcattaaaaaatagaACATTTTTAGCATGGACAAATGtatgtgatataaaataaataaaacacttctggacatggtgttattgaaaaataatcaacttcagagtggtaacagttaCTCTGCTTCAcactgggccacatcacaccatgctgttgttgattattttactataaagcACACCCTGTATCTGTATCACATGTCTGATTACCAAAGACAAGAATTTTCACTATTTCCTGTAATGAGaaaagagctaaaaaaaaaaaaatctgtttacttcAAACTTATTATAATAATGGACGTCTAAGTCTAGTTGCTCAATTCCATCAGTAAATTTAGACAAAGCACATATTTTTGCTCATTGCTTTAATGAATTTCTATTTGTAAAATAACTTCATACTTTCAGAGGTAAGACTgcttttttcaaaaaatgtaaataaattttctgtacttttcttttttttttgtcagtacaAGGAAATGTGTtgtaatacattaaataatgatTAGGTCGAAAATGATGGTGTGTGCCTCTAAATTTGCAAATGTATAAAGTGCACCCAAGTAAATGTAAGTGAGTACACACCAGTGATTTGAGACGGTCAATTTCTCTCTGCACAGAATCAATCTGTAGCTTGTAGACTCGCAGCTCCTCTTTAGCCGCAGTGAGGGACTGAATACTGGGCTGAGATGAAATGGTCATCATGGAGATCTGCAGtagcaaaaacaacagtgaTATTATATGAATATCTGAGTCAAATATTCTTATATCTGTACtgaactttttcacattttggaaTGTTACAACCTGCAACTGAATTATCATGAATCTAGAAGCATGAAAGCATATTTTGAAGCATGgcggtggtagcatcatgttgatagttacccttggcctctggGTTGCTTCAGTCTTATTGGCTATTTTGTGGAGATTCATGGCATATAATCCCAATCAATTCCATTtaagttccaggttgtaacttTTGAATGACAAATTAAGGAAGTAATAAAGTACTAAATTGAAAAATTGTTATTCAGAATAAGGTAttccaacaaataaatatttctttaaattatttttttctttaattatattatattatattatattatattatattatattatattatattatattatattatattatattatattatattatattatattatattatattaaatcatAAGCTTTTAtcagaatgttttttcttttaaacgtCCACTAGGGGGAGACACAGACATAAAATTATATAACCTATGTCAACGCCTACAATGACTAGATTTTAATTTAAGCAGATACTCTGACTGTTTCTGCAGTTTGATTATGGAAGATCTGGAGCAAGGTCTCATACACTGTCCTGGACGGAGAGAAGTGCATCCTGTTTGCTGCGCTGTGCCAGAGCTTCATAGTGAGCTTTAACATCGGCAAGGGCAGATGTCAGGTCTTGTGCCTGTGCTGTGTTATCCACAGAGATGGAGACAGCTGACTTCACACTGCCAGTCACAATGTTCCTGACCTCTTTAACTTTCTGAAAAGTataaacagcacacacattGTGAGATGGTTTTCAATACACAAggaaataatgtataatgcatTCATGGAAACGTCAGTTTTAGATATCTAGGTGTGTACTCACAGTATCATACACCTGCTTGGACAGAGCAATCTGATCTTCTAGACCAGTGATGCCAGCTTGCAGCTCAAAAATAGTGAGGTAAAGGTTGTCCACCTCCTGTTAAAAGTGTACACAAAAAGATGAATATACAGTGCCTTACATAAATATGCACCCGtcaaacttttccacattttgcaaTATTACAAcatgaaactgaaatatcacaaatCTAGAAGCATGAAAGCATCCcttgaagcatgatggtggtagcatcacgtTGACctttggcctcttggttgcttcaatattatgggctattttgtgtagcttcatgacatataatcccaattaattccatttcagttccaaattttaaaactacaaaatgtggaaaagttcaaggggtaAATACTTGTGCATGGCACTGTATCAGTAGCACATATTACTAATCTAAATTTCAAGAAGAATTTCATACCTCCTTTAAAGTGCTCCAGTCCAACTCCAAAGATTTGGTCTGAGCCACTTCCTCTTCATATCTTAAAGTCAGGAAAGAAAGGTTTTATTGATCTACTTTCTGTACCTCTCCCACACCAAACTGAATACAAACTCATGTATATAGGTCTCATTAATTATCTAGGACACATTTCTTACCTGGCCTGCACGTCACCAATGATGCCTTTATAGTGTTCGATCTCAGCGATGATGGCCTCTTTAGTGGCAGTAAGACCATCAATCTGGGATTTGTAGCTTCCTATAGCTGATGTGAGCAGAATGGAGGTACTGGCAGGACCGCCCTGCTCAGGATTGGTGAACATGGCAATCTTGGCTTTCAGTATGGCATTGTGCTGCTCCAGTGACCGAGCCTGAATCACATCAGTCACACAGAACTTCAAGGTTAGGTCTCTGTAGACATTTTACAGTAACCATCATTAATTGAGTGACAGCTGTAATGAGTATGATGCTTCCTCTGGGAGCAGATGTATGAACATGGAACAGACTTTTTTATGAATTTCATGAGTATGTCTCTTGACTCTTCTTACAGTTTTTACTTTCGGATGCAGAGATGCTGAGTTTCTTCGCAATAAGACAATTAAACTTTCTTGAGGAGACAGAGATTATTGATTCTTACAAAGAAGATTGTGCTAAAAACTAACAAATCGTTGCGTTATACATTcatattaagaaataaaagactGTTAGAAAACAATACGCAATAtgtgcaaaacaatattatGCCCCAAGGTACAAAAATGTAGCTGGATTCTCAGAGATACAACAGTGGTTCCTTTTGGTCAAATTATGTTCCTCTAAGGTACAAATGATCTACTATTGATGGTACCATCATAGTGACAAGTGGCTAATTCTTAAAACCACAATATGTACCTTTTTTTAGAGTGACCTTACCTTATCAATGAAGGATGCAAATTTGTCATTGAGGGCTTGCAGCTCTTCTTTCTCCTTCAAGCGTGTGACCTGCACGGTGTCCATGGATGGGAGCGTGGGGTCAATGGTGGGCACTGGACTGACACCTGCATCTACTGTGGTGCTGGTGCTCAAGAAGGATGGGTTAAAACCATAACTTCCGATCTTGAAGACGCGGCCACCCAGACGAGCTCTTAGAGGAGCCACACCGACCCTGAAGCCTGCAGCTCTGGCACCTGCAGCTCCCAGACCCAAACCACTACCTAAGGCAAGTGCGCCTCCGCCCAGGCCGATACCTGCTCCACCAGCACCTGCACCACCACCTGCACCAGCACCCAGAGCTAGACCTAGACCTCCAATTCCAAGCCCCAAACCAAGACCTCCACCAGCGGCTCCTG includes:
- the si:dkey-183i3.5 gene encoding thread biopolymer filament subunit alpha, producing the protein MADTNIRISGGAVRFGATYGGNRLFTGARGGGGSGVVLSRSFGLARGAGAAGGGLGLGLGIGGLGLALGAGAGGGAGAGGAGIGLGGGALALGSGLGLGAAGARAAGFRVGVAPLRARLGGRVFKIGSYGFNPSFLSTSTTVDAGVSPVPTIDPTLPSMDTVQVTRLKEKEELQALNDKFASFIDKARSLEQHNAILKAKIAMFTNPEQGGPASTSILLTSAIGSYKSQIDGLTATKEAIIAEIEHYKGIIGDVQARYEEEVAQTKSLELDWSTLKEEVDNLYLTIFELQAGITGLEDQIALSKQVYDTKVKEVRNIVTGSVKSAVSISVDNTAQAQDLTSALADVKAHYEALAQRSKQDALLSVQDSISMMTISSQPSIQSLTAAKEELRVYKLQIDSVQREIDRLKSLNIQLESQVDEAESHSSSHTETYQEQVHALKSQLDDLRKQIAHYGQEYQELLASKMSLDVEITAYKKLLDSEENRLKSGGGITVHMSKSAVGGAAGGAAGGAGAALALGAGGGGLGGGAGLGLGGGYGYGLGLGGGGLGGGLGGGLGGGLGGGIGSGLGVGLGGGGLGLGAGGSSYVSSSLSSSALSTSVY